One genomic segment of Musa acuminata AAA Group cultivar baxijiao chromosome BXJ3-3, Cavendish_Baxijiao_AAA, whole genome shotgun sequence includes these proteins:
- the LOC135633448 gene encoding auxin-induced protein 6B-like has product MGGVGGGGMGKCSKIRHIVRLRQMLRRWRLRAAALSSLRRGGGAGAAPDVPAGHVAVCVGSSSRRFVVRASHLNHPVFRQLLRQAEEEYGFPSSPGPVSLPCDESLFEDVLRLISSSPARFANYTLDDLINLSHNIPSSSSSCCCDVGRWLHAPDSLPLLHGHHRLAEKPVW; this is encoded by the coding sequence ATGGGAGGTGTAGGAGGAGGAGGTATGGGGAAATGCAGCAAGATCCGGCACATAGTTCGGCTGCGGCAGATGCTGCGGCGGTGGAGGCTGAGGGCGGCGGCGCTGTCGTCGTTGAGGAGGGGCGGGGGGGCGGGGGCGGCACCGGACGTGCCGGCGGGGCACGTGGCGGTGTGCGTGGGGAGCAGCTCCCGGCGGTTCGTGGTGCGGGCGTCGCACCTCAACCACCCTGTCTTCCGACAGCTGCTCCGCCAGGCCGAGGAGGAGTACGGCTTTCCTTCCAGCCCCGGCCCCGTCTCCCTCCCCTGCGACGAGTCCCTCTTCGAGGACGTCCTCCGCCTCATCTCTTCCTCTCCCGCGAGGTTCGCCAACTACACTCTGGACGACCTCATAAACCTCTCCCACAACATCccttcgtcgtcctcctcctgTTGCTGCGACGTCGGACGGTGGCTGCACGCTCCCGATTCGCTGCCGCTTCTCCACGGCCACCACCGCCTCGCCGAGAAGCCCGTCTGGTGA